From the Excalfactoria chinensis isolate bCotChi1 chromosome 1, bCotChi1.hap2, whole genome shotgun sequence genome, one window contains:
- the PCDH20 gene encoding protocadherin-20, producing the protein MGCRGEERRRLGGGAGGRLGSSRRPGMGSPGGRSSPSARGSLQHLLLFLLFLGPFNCFASYSRATELFYSLNEGLPAGVLIGSLARDLRLPTTGGQRPAASQPPLSFTLASRGLGGQYVHLDNRSGELHTSALEIDREALCMESGGSTVPGEADTVSLSSSSSSPDSCLLLLDVLVLPQEYFRLVKVKIAIRDVNDNAPHFPVPHIRLSVPENAPVNTRLAIEHPALDPDVGTNGVQTYRLRDNYGVFTLDVEENESGERTPYLIVMGALDRETREEYVTVIIAEDGGTPPLVGSATLTIGISDINDNCPQFSDSQLNITLYGNSSLGTHVATVHAVDLDLGSNAQITYSYSQKVPQPSRDLFHLDESTGVITLSSKVDGNTPRLHRLIILGNGPGCIPAVITVLVTIIKVMMRPPEVVPRFIANEVEGVVYLKELEPINTPIAFFTIKDPDEKYKVNCYLDGDGPFRISPYKPYNNEYLLETTKPLDYETQQLYEISVVAWNSEGFNVNKVIKIQVLDDNDNSPIFSQQLIEISIEENNVPNAFLTKLHATDADSGERGEVSYFLGPDAPSYFSLDKTTGVLTVTTQLDREEKEKYRYTVKAVDSGFPPRESIATVTITVLDKNDNSPRFINKDFSFFIPENFPGFGEIGVISVTDADAGQNGWVALSVLNGSDIFVIDTGKGVLRAKVSLDREQQSSYVLWIEAVDGGDPALSSTAKITILLLDINDNPPLVLFPQSNMSYLLVLPSTLPGSPITEVYAVDKDTGMNAVIAYSIIGRRGPRPESFRIDPKTGNITLEESLMQNDYGLYRLLVKVSDHGYPEPLHSTVMVNLFVNDTVSNESYIESLLRKEPDINIEEKQPQISVEPTHKKMESASCMPTLVALSIISLGSITLVTGMGIYICLRKGKKHHRADESLEVQIPLNGRINLHMLEKKPVEISNI; encoded by the exons ATGGGCTGCCGCGGGGAGGAGAGGCGCCGGTTGGGCGGCGGAGCGGGCGGGCGGCTCGGGAGCAGCCGGCGGCCTGGCATGGGGTCCCCGGGCGGTCGCAGCAGCCCCAGCGCCCGCGGCAGCCTGCAG CACTTGCTcctcttcctgctcttccttGGACCATTCAACTGCTTTGCCAGTTACAGCCGCGCCACTGAACTCTTCTACAGCCTCAATGAGGGGCTGCCTGCCGGTGTGCTCATTGGCAGCTTAGCCCGTGATCTGCGGCTGCCCACTACTGGGGGGCAGCGCCCTGCGGCTTCCCAGCCTCCCCTCTCATTCACCCTGGCTTCTCGTGGCTTGGGAGGACAGTATGTGCATCTGGACAACCGTTCTGGAGAGCTACACACTTCAGCTTTGGAGATTGACCGGGAGGCTTTGTGCATGGAGAGCGGTGGGTCCACTGTCCCTGGAGAGGCAGATACGGTATCCTTgtcctcctcctcatcctcacctGACTCATGCCTGCTTCTGCTGGATGTGCTGGTACTGCCACAGGAATACTTCCGTCTGGTGAAGGTGAAAATTGCTATCCGCGATGTCAATGACAATGCTCCTCACTTCCCTGTGCCCCACATCCGCCTCTCGGTGCCTGAGAATGCACCTGTGAACACCCGCCTGGCTATCGAGCACCCTGCCCTTGACCCTGATGTGGGCACCAATGGTGTCCAGACCTACCGTCTGCGAGATAACTATGGTGTATTCACCCTGGATGTGGAGGAGAACGAAAGTGGAGAGCGGACCCCCTACCTGATTGTAATGGGGGCTTTGGACAGGGAGACACGGGAGGAATATGTCACAGTCATCATTGCTGAGGATGGAGGCACTCCTCCACTTGTGGGTAGTGCTACCCTTACTATTGGCATCAGCGACATCAATGACAACTGTCCCCAATTCAGTGACTCACAGCTCAACATCACTCTTTATGGGAATTCCAGCCTGGGAACACACGTGGCCACTGTCCATGCAGTAGACCTGGACCTTGGATCCAATGCACAAATCACCTATTCCTACAGCCAGAAGGTCCCTCAGCCATCCAGGGACTTGTTCCATCTAGATGAAAGCACAGGAGTCATCACACTATCCAGTAAGGTTGATGGGAACACTCCAAGGCTTCACAGACTGATAATACTAGGCAATGGTCCTGGTTGTATCCCTGCTGTTATCACAGTGCTAGTGACCATCATCAAAGTCATGATGAGGCCACCTGAAGTTGTCCCTCGTTTCATAGCTAATGAAGTGGAAGGGGTGGTATACTTAAAGGAACTGGAGCCTATCAACACACCAATAGCATTTTTTACCATCAAAGACCCTGATGAAAAATATAAGGTCAATTGCTATTTGGATGGTGATGGGCCTTTCAGGATTTCACCATACAAGCCATACAACAATGAATACTTGTTAGAAACCACAAAACCTTTAGACTATGAGACACAGCAGCTATATGAAATCTCTGTAGTTGCATGGAACTCTGAAGGATTTAACGtaaacaaagtaataaaaatacaagtctTGGATGACAATGACAACTCACCAATTTTCTCTCAACAGCTGATAGAAATATCGATTGAGGAAAATAACGTTCCCAATGCTTTCTTGACCAAACTGCATGCTACAGATGCTGACAGTGGAGAAAGAGGGGAAGTGTCCTATTTTTTGGGGCCTGATGCcccttcctatttttctttagaTAAAACCACAGGAGTTCTTACAGTTACCACTCAGTtggatagagaagaaaaagagaagtacaGATATACTGTGAAAGCAGTAGATTCTGGATTCCCTCCAAGAGAATCAATAGCAACTGTCACCATCACTGTACTGGATAAAAATGATAATAGTCCAAGATTTATCAATAAGGATTTCAGCTTTTTCATACCAGAAAACTTTCCAGGTTTTGGTGAAATTGGAGTTATCAGTGTCACAGATGCTGATGCAGGACAAAATGGATGGGTTGCTCTTTCAGTTCTGAATGGAAGTGATATTTTTGTCATAGATACTGGAAAGGGAGTTTTGAGAGCTAAAGTCTCTCTTGATAGGGAGCAACAAAGCTCCTATGTTCTGTGGATTGAAGCAGTTGATGGTGGTGATCCTGCCTTGTCTTCTACTGCAAAAATAACGATCCTTCTTCTAGACATAAATGACAACCCCCCTTTGGTCTTGTTTCCTCAGTCTAATATGTCTTATCTGTTGGTTCTTCCTTCTACCCTTCCTGGCTCTCCCATCACTGAGGTCTATGCTGTTGATAAGGACACTGGCATGAATGCAGTCATAGCATACAGCATCATAGGAAGAAGAGGCCCCCGACCAGAGTCCTTTAGGATTGACCCTAAAACCGGTAATATCACCTTGGAAGAATCACTCATGCAAAATGACTATGGTCTGTATAGGCTGCTTGTAAAAGTTAGTGATCATGGCTATCCAGAACCACTCCATTCCACTGTCATGGTGAATCTTTTTGTCAATGACACTGTTAGCAATGAGAGCTACATTGAAAGTTTGTTAAGAAAGGAGCCTGATATCAATATAGAAGAGAAGCAGCCACAAATATCTGTAGAACCTACACATAAAAAAATGGAGTCAGCATCCTGCATGCCTACTTTAGTAGCTCTGTCAATAATAAGTTTGGGTTCAATCACTTTAGTAACTGGGATGGGCATTTACATCTGTctaagaaaagggaaaaagcacCACAGAGCAGATGAAAGCTTGGAAGTACAAATCCCATTAAATGGAAGAATTAACCTGCACATGTTGGAGAAGAAACCAGTGGAGATTTCTAACATTTGA